TATTCTGGCCTGTTGATAGGCTTCACCGTCAGTTTTTGCGTTATCTTTGTTGGGGAGCCGTCCTTCGGCAACCCGTTCACGGGCCTCATCAAGGTGCTGGCTATGATGGCCGGCGAGCTGGACTTCGACAGTCTCATCACTCAGATCGATCAGGGATTAGAGTCCGAAGGACCTTTCGTTATTTATCATCCTCTGTCTGTATGCTCCCAAATCCTATTTACTCTGTTCATCGTGTTCGTGACGGTGATTCTGATGAATCTGTTGGTCGGCATCGCTGTTCATGATATCCAGGGTCTACGAAACCACGCTGGTTTGACAAAGCTAGTTCGTCAAACGAAACTGATCCTGTTTACAGAAATGGTGCTGCACAATAGTTCCATACCGTACGCTTTCCGAAAGTGGATGTCTGATCATAAAATTAATGTGGAGAACAGGAGACGGGTTCTGGTGGTAAAACCGCTGAATCCTTTAGAGAAGAGGTTACCGAAGGACATCCTGAAGGCGGCCTACGAGATTGCTCAGAAGAATATACCGTTTATGAACGATGATAACATCAGTTTGAGCGACCATGTTATGTGGATGAGACAGCAGAGCGAGGAATACTCTGACTCCAGTTTACAACTGGTCATCGAAAACCTGGCAAACAAGCTACAATCCTACGAGGATACGATCAAGTCACTGAAGGAGCAGCTGTTAGATACTAATAAAACGCTGGAGGGTATTGTGAAAAGTCTGACGAAGGAAAAGAGTAACTGAAATCTAGGtactgaaattacaaataatttaaatctcGAGGACAGTCGTCGGAAATAGTTCGAATTAGTGCGCACGATGATCGAAAGTTTCGCGACGAATCGACCGATTAACTCTCTATGCAAATAACCATAAGTTTGAATGTCGTAATAAAGATGTGAACCCCAGGGGGCACCGAAAGTGAAAGTGACAGTAGGCGAGAAAAGGATTGTTTTTACAAACTTAATATAATGATCTTTTTGTATATATTAAGTTGGCTCTTTTATCGCGATGAAAGTTTTGTCCAAATTTCCTTGTGTACAGTTATAATTATAGGAAATGTTCGTCGAGTGAATTCGATATAATTCAGTAGTCATTCAAATGATCATTGTTCAAACATTTGAATTGGAGAAGAATTGTTAATAACTGTAGGAAATCGTCAAGATAGATACATTTTGCTAGAACGGACACGTTTCACTGtaagaaattttatatgaattagGTAATTAAACTGGTGTCTCACTTCCTCTGTTTTCAAAGGTTAtaaacaaaattctaaaatgcagCTTTAGGTAGATAGAAATCAGTTTAATCgccttaagaaaatattttaatatgcattgcacttaacactttgacttttgtcaaattttcgtgtaacttttttttttaaagtgaCCCATGATTCAActagtttaaaattattataactttttttatttgttaaatatttttgctgAACAATATCTCcatatgttttaaatattctttttaagACTTTAAaagagttataataattacaaactaGTTCACAAATTATCACCCTCTAATTTATTCGATTTTTATAgattaatatttgaacatttaaatgtatactataaaagtaataatttttagatcGCTAATGGTATTTGATGAAGTATAATGCCATGAACGATTAAACGTCGTAATCATGAATACGTGACAATATTCGTCAAAGTGTTAAGACGTTTCGTGCCGCGTTAAATTTAAGTCCTAtcagaaaaacttgaaaaataaaggaagaaattgtgatataatattaaattgcgatgaaaatataattatattaaatttgttaaaacactTATAGTACAGAATTAAAATGCGAATTTATAATACTCCTTAGATATCATATGATTATctagataaaaaaatatatttagataattaaataattttattttctacagacaatttaatattattaattttacatagaTCATATCAAACTATTACCTCCCTATTATAAATTCAAAACCCTAATTGTAGACATGTTCGGCACGAAACTTGGTTAATGGACAATTTTCTGATACTctatatattcaaaaattttggtaattacATTGAACATCTTCCACTTTGAATTACAGGTTATATTTCCATTAATATTTTCGGATATGAGCGACAAAGTTGATGTTGAAGTAACCGTTTCTGGTGGGGGACCAACTGGACAAGCAGGCCTCATTCGTTGGGGTATTGCAAAGGCGCTTCGAAATTTTGTCAGCAAGGAAATGATAGAAAAAATGAGAATtggtaagaaaaataataatcctTATTAAAAGAGTTACTacggaaatttctaatttctaatgcATTATAATTCAATCTTTCAAAACTAATATTGATCAAAATGAATTACTTATATACTTGCATATTATCGTACAGTTTAATAGATACAGAATAATGACACAATATTTGTTAACATCAATCATTAAATATAATGTACCGACCCCTTATCTGTAtccgtaaaaaatattttatttagctgGACTTCTAACACACGATATGAGGCGCCGCGAAAGGAAGAAGTTTGGCCAGGAAGGAGCTCGAAGAAAGTTCACATGGAAGAAACGTTAGTTTGGTTTTCCAATTCTGTATATGTCGAATGTATCTAATAGACTTGAACAAATTCTTATAAAGTATCTTTTAAGAAAATGCGCAATAAGTGGTAACTAAGTAATAAAATTAggatgtaaaattttgttaaaaatttgttattcatAACTTTCTGAGcatactttaataaataaatggaaacattaatgaaattattataataaattattgaacactgtacaatattattttaaacaagttaTAAGCATTacataaatgtatgaaatataaaatgtattattaatactTCAATCGTTTACATTTCCTCCAAAGGTGTTAAACCAAGTAATCTCATACCTTGTGCTAGGGTAACTTTTGCTACATGAAAAAGTAATAATCTTTGATTTCCTACATCATGTGATTCGCCTTTCACTCTCAATTCACGAAAAGCTACATTGATAGCTTTGCTACAGAAAAATGAATACGTTACAAAGAATGTATGAATTAGTATACTTGTAATCTTAATATACTTGCTTAATATATAGTCATACTAACCATAAGTGAAAAAGATATACTGTTAATATGCATGGTTCTAATTCTTGATATGATTTAAGTACTACTTCATCAAACTGACTGATTAATGTAATCAAATTATCAACTTCTGGTTCTCGTAAAGAACTTGGATCACATTCTGTTACTAATGTAGCGTTAGATTGACGTTCTAAACTACATAACCGGCAATGAgcatattgcaattttattccaCAATCACCTTTCATCTAGTATTAAAACATGTTACATATAATTTACgaataacatttaaatttataataaaaactatTATTGTGTTCAAATAACTTACATTGTGTATAGAATCCCAatcaaatttgtaattgttcATTCTGTTCTGCTTTAAATCCTGAACAATCACGCCAGAAATGCCCAAAATATCAGCAGTTGGTTCAAGATTATCTAATGATACCTTAGTTGCTAAAGAGAAATAAGATTTTAAACACtttgaatttaaataaacatgaattttaattaagtaattatcCTTGAATATCTTATTTATTTCATGCCTTGTCTTTGAATGTAGATAAATCACTTACTCTTTGTATTTATTTGCTTTAATCTCATAATTTCTTTTGCTTcatttaaaatatcttctaaaaaTATTGCTGTTCCTTTTCTTGTACTCATACCGTGTATTCTACCATATTGAATATGCTGTAACCTATTTACCCAGGGTAattgcattttatttaaaatttcaaccaAACCAATGAAATGATCTCTTTGACTGTGATCCACAACATAATacatattatcaaatttgtttCTTTCAAACCTAGCAATAGCAGCAGCAATATCTCGAGTTATATATAATGATGTACCATCACTTTTAAGAATTGGAATAACTTTTTCTTTAGTTATGGATATTACCTTTCTGTTTTTATCATCTACTGTTAATAGTTGTTTTTCTTTTATCAAATTAAGTACTTTATCTATCTCTTTTGCAGTATACATAGATTCCCATTCATACTTATCAAAAATAACACCTAGTCTTTTATAGactttttccaattccaaaacagTGTAGTTTCTAATTGTTTGCCAATTGTTTAATATTGTGCTGTCTCCAAATTCTAAtcgtttaaatatttctttggcACGCTCGCTCAGATTTGGATCACTTTCAGCTGATTTATGAGCAGTAACATATACTTCGTATAAAGTTTTAATAGGATTCTCTTGTAGTTTTGCATCATTAGTATTTGTCATTTCAATTCCTAATTGAATAAAACCAAATTGTGTACCCCAATCTCCCAGGTAATTTATTCTCTctacattattttgtaaaaaagcaTTTATATTGGCTATACAATTTCCTATAATCGTAGAACGCAAATGCCCAAAATGAAATGGTTTCGCAATGTTTGGAGAACTAAATTCTACGATAACATTTTTACCATTGTTTACAAGTAATGGAGGTTCTACAccagaaatattattttctaaaacagttttcaaatatttatctcttgatacttcaaaatttatagtattattatttattgtaacattaTCAAAAGTATCATTTAAATCATttctttcaagatttttaatttcatttgttatGTCATAATCTTTCGATTTTGAAGGAAGCATGAAAGAGTATGTACCACATGTCTGATTATATTTTACGTGCAAATTAGacataattttttctcgatGAACATTGTCTATATTTTGTAATGATTTTATAACCTAAAACAGAAAACGGttcgattttatatatttaagaaaatataatgcataaaaaaatatttgatttaattgataaaaaacaatgttaaaaataatgtatcctgatattaaaatttgtaataaatagttTGATTATAACTAATAATCAACGATGAAATGAAACAGCCGGCATATGACAACAAAACATTTTTCAATCTAAAttactaattatttaattaaaaataaacgaaaagaACTTGTTATAAACATTTAAGTTGTCTTACAATTACagttattttatataacttaaaatatataaatagtgAAATTAACTCGTAcctttttaaaaattacagtcCTTAAgtaattactcatattatgataataaaattattttaacataaataTATCAAAACTTTAGATACAAAATATGcttaaattaatacaaatacatcatttttcaaattttggctTTATAACACACTCGGACGAGCCTAAATCCGTGTTTCAGTCACTCTTGTTAGGATGTTATCAAAGTATCATTTCTTGGATCATGTATACATCATTTATTATATCTTAACAAATAtctgttataaatatatatcagccaaataaattaaatttatataaatattttaatcaattttatttaatatattagacAGTGCAATCATATTAATGGTGAAACTATAACCtctatatacaaattattataaaatttttttaaacattttgaaaatcaTTTTCAATACTTATAATTGGAACAAAATAGTAAATCATAGTACATATCCtatgttatataaaaataacttatagaattttttatttattaatcttaatatttaactttaaacttgagaaaaataaaatcatataaatgtaatttattaccattacatttattttctatttgtgAAACATGTAATGTTTCATTAATTGTACTTGACAAGAACAGAAGTATGGAAAATCAAATTCATTCTGAATTAATtgtaaaagaagaagaagaagagagagaaCAGAAATGTAACACTCCTACTACTGAAACTAAAACTAGTGTTCGTAATGGAGTAGAATCAACAATTGGTATTAGACCAAGACCACTGATTTGTAAACcagaaaatgtaaatattggATGTAAATCTGAACCGATAGAAACTAAATGGCACTGGGCTCCTGGAGCATGGCAAGATGCTACAAGAACCAGTGCCTTTCAACCATATAaggtaaattattattaattatataaggTCTGCTATTTAAGATTCTTCAGTTTAATATGaatctcaaaaatatttaatcaaatCTCTTTGCAGCCACCTACTTTGCTCACTAATTTACAAAGAGGTAATACGCAAACAGAAATACCTCAACTTTATGGTGATAGCGATATTACATTTCATACATTAGCTGGTCAAGGTGAACTTACACCTGAACATATACATCCAAGTATGTTATTTTTAACTAGtaatgaaaattgtatttaaaaaattgaaataatgattaataaattattattaggtACAGTGGATGCACCAGATGAAAAAGGTTTAACTGGTCTAATGTGGGCTGCAGGATATGGACAGTTAGGTAGTGCAAGACAACTACTTAAAGCTGGTGCTAACAAAAATTATCGTGGTCTCAATGGAGAAACACCTTTACATTTGGCAGCTGCTTATGGACACCATGaccttgtaaaattattattaaatcatgGTGCTGATTCAAATGCAAGTGATGAGGTACATATAGACATAGtgttcattaaataaatatttataatatttataaatatttataaatatttttgaatattgttcTTCTCTTTTATGTAGGAGGGGAATACACCATTGATATATGGAGCATATGGTGACCATCCACATGTCTGTTATGAATTGTTATCG
Above is a window of Megachile rotundata isolate GNS110a chromosome 12, iyMegRotu1, whole genome shotgun sequence DNA encoding:
- the ArgRS-m gene encoding arginyl-tRNA synthetase, mitochondrial, whose translation is MSNYLRTVIFKKVIKSLQNIDNVHREKIMSNLHVKYNQTCGTYSFMLPSKSKDYDITNEIKNLERNDLNDTFDNVTINNNTINFEVSRDKYLKTVLENNISGVEPPLLVNNGKNVIVEFSSPNIAKPFHFGHLRSTIIGNCIANINAFLQNNVERINYLGDWGTQFGFIQLGIEMTNTNDAKLQENPIKTLYEVYVTAHKSAESDPNLSERAKEIFKRLEFGDSTILNNWQTIRNYTVLELEKVYKRLGVIFDKYEWESMYTAKEIDKVLNLIKEKQLLTVDDKNRKVISITKEKVIPILKSDGTSLYITRDIAAAIARFERNKFDNMYYVVDHSQRDHFIGLVEILNKMQLPWVNRLQHIQYGRIHGMSTRKGTAIFLEDILNEAKEIMRLKQINTKTTKVSLDNLEPTADILGISGVIVQDLKQNRMNNYKFDWDSIHNMKGDCGIKLQYAHCRLCSLERQSNATLVTECDPSSLREPEVDNLITLISQFDEVVLKSYQELEPCILTVYLFHLCKAINVAFRELRVKGESHDVGNQRLLLFHVAKVTLAQGMRLLGLTPLEEM
- the wtrw gene encoding ankyrin repeat domain 61 water witch isoform X1, whose amino-acid sequence is MENQIHSELIVKEEEEEREQKCNTPTTETKTSVRNGVESTIGIRPRPLICKPENVNIGCKSEPIETKWHWAPGAWQDATRTSAFQPYKPPTLLTNLQRGNTQTEIPQLYGDSDITFHTLAGQGELTPEHIHPSTVDAPDEKGLTGLMWAAGYGQLGSARQLLKAGANKNYRGLNGETPLHLAAAYGHHDLVKLLLNHGADSNASDEEGNTPLIYGAYGDHPHVCYELLSRGADITRRNIYNISAYHAAVLNNSSTEILFFLAKAVIENYLIQQVVNVPSDILQ
- the wtrw gene encoding ankyrin repeat domain 61 water witch isoform X2 — its product is MENQIHSELIVKEEEEEREQKCNTPTTETKTSVRNGVESTIGIRPRPLICKPENVNIGCKSEPIETKWHWAPGAWQDATRTSAFQPYKPPTLLTNLQRGNTQTEIPQLYGDSDITFHTLAGQGELTPEHIHPSTVDAPDEKGLTGLMWAAGYGQLGSARQLLKAGANKNYRGLNGETPLHLAAAYGHHDLVKLLLNHGADSNASDEEGNTPLIYGAYGDHPHVCYELLSRGADITRRNIYNISAYHAAVLNNSSTAKAVIENYLIQQVVNVPSDILQ